The following nucleotide sequence is from Salvia hispanica cultivar TCC Black 2014 unplaced genomic scaffold, UniMelb_Shisp_WGS_1.0 HiC_scaffold_308, whole genome shotgun sequence.
attaatgggtttgggtcagagcttattgggttcgtgtccttatcgggtcgacccattaaggtgactcaacttatttttaacacaagtatacccacaagtgtatggggctaatgtagcaaatagtaagcaaagagtatcgtatccacagagacaacagtgtcaacctaattaccacgaaccaacctcaactactatctagatgaatcgGAAAGTTTGGGTTTTCTAAATCTACTTAAAAGcaaggtaaaaacaattaaaaacaactagagaactaaaagcaaataagaaaacggatgtagatcaaggatgagaagggtagaatcctacgggatcgataacaactatcctatgctcaactaacttcctaactatgccaacaaagggtctcaagggttattaagctatcactaaggtaaaactatatcttttctcaaagcatataatttgtagattgctacctagaaccgaagtctccttcctagaactaaggcaacaactcctaatagctcctaagatacttagcttcattcaaaggctcaaatctctcgattatattggcaaagacgtcaatttcttctctttcaaattaaactactcacttctcagttcttgtagtaaaatccacatgcatttataaggtgatcagtcaaataaatgtataagcacagaagaaatcaaaataaccacatgagccaaggcatagaaaaaggaaatcaattaaacataagaatcattgtatctcccccgtagaactctacgaaggatttagctactcatgttcatcacaaaagtcaaagaaatattcaaagaaatattcaaaaacattgtttgaacaagaataaaactaaaagtagaaactcctagaattggattgggcggattggaggtctcgtcttcaatcttgcgatgaatactcgtcctctgctcgttcttctcttcttcctaggtgaaaaagtagtatttttggggttgaaggcgtgtaagttgtgtttggaggcgtttcctaggcatatatatacctagggtTGACTTTGGGCCCGAAATAAGCTGTCCGACGaagctggcgggtcgccaggttgggtgtgcgtcgaagctggcgagtcgccagctgcTTACGGCGTTTTTTTCGTGGAttgctggcgggtcgccaggttcgtttgcatgcgaacctggcgggtcgccagctaTGTCACTGCACTGCGCAGTCTTGgtaaaacggccataacttcttctaccgaactccgattgagacgtttaagatatccacgcgaagctctttcgaagacgaagagaatggtatgcattACATGCGAatcggacttcaaaatctccagatAAGCTGTCTCGAACATTGAgcagctgcacatccacatattttgtacatttttctacacattcttcacaaaatggtcaaaataccaacataatagagaagtagctataaccatgtctcaaagtacacaatatatgatcaaaaccaagtaaaactaccctctaaaatcatgtaaaatccaagtgaatcaactcccccaaacttaaacaATTGCAAGTCCTCgagcaatgaagaaaaagaactaGAAGAAACTTGGATTCAAAAGAGTTTTAGACATCATCATCGTCTCAAATAATACGGAATAAAGGAGCATATCACAATACAAATTCCATCAAGTTAAGCCGTCGAATGCACTTTTACTACTAACTCGTATATCACCTTGGATTCATGCTTCACTCGggatgtatatatgtgtgtatattcACCTCACTCAAAGTGTATAAGATATCAAGTAACActcaaatcaatcaaaaatgcatggtttaccataggcttgctcaatgTCTAACCTCTCCTCTACTTCGTGTGACAATAAATCTagagtccgaaaggtcttttgTTTAGGttataatgtaggctctttggtaagGTAGGGTATATTTGGCTAAAGTGACTAAATTcccaaaaagataaaatccCAAGAAATTGCACAATCCACTTTCAACTTCAACCATTTGCCAAAACACTTTTCCACAATAACTAGACTTTGTCTAATTTCTTCCCAACTTCCGAAGGCCTTGAATTATtctctatatactatatatttttttctttttcttttccattttttttctttttcttttctttcttttcttttctcttttttttttctttctaagtACAACCAATTTTCAACTTGATAAGCTAAACACGACCAATTTCTTTCAACAACTAAACTCTccaaattcttcttttcacAACTCAACAATTCTAGAGTCTAGGATTCCCAACCCCTTTGATTAGCTTGACAAAAGAAAAGGCAATAGGCTCAAACTTGGCTATCAAGggtattattatataataaggTTAGTGTTTAGGTAAAAATGAGGCTAACAACAATGGCCTAACATCTTCCCCTATCTTTAAGGTCACTATGTAAACTCAAGAAGAcaaggagcaagttctagaaacacaTACACAATTGATGATAAATCACACATGAAAGAATTAAAAGCTCAAGTCTCACTGGGCAAATAGCATGAATCAAGGCAAACAAGCAATTCGTTACTTATGCATCCTATTACTCAAACTCTCAAGTCAATGGTCAAGTGATAGCTCAAAGTGGAAGGTTCTTTTATCATAGACGACTAGTCTTCACCCAAATTACTACCAagtttttcaattcaatttcaaattttttttttcaataaatccCAACCAATCAAAGCAAAAATTCATGGAGttctaacaaaaataattctatcctaaaaaaaataaagcaacaaaaagCAATAAGATACGTACCTCGTTAGTGTCCCTATCCACCAtatcatccccccaaacttattcaaagCTAAGCaaagaataagtttgaaaagttggtggagaaGGGAGACTTACATGGTAAGcaagcaacaaaaaaaaaacacaccaaaaacaaaatgaaacgataaaattaaaagttacctACTAGGGGTTACCTCCCCTACAGTGCCTTTGGTTATCGTCGTTGGCTCGACGTCCTCCATGAGCTGCATCATGTCACGCCATAAATGGTGGTGTTGGATTTTCTATCAATCTTGGAAGCATATGATCTAGCCAATCTCTTCTTCCACCAAGTAGTTTTCAAAGCTCCATCACAAATTTTGGTTTCCACTTTGGGTGAATTTGCagcttttgttttcttctccttcactTTAGGATTTGATGCAGTCTCTTCTTTAGAAATTGATCCACCACATGAACCAAACATCCACCGCGGCAATGAAAAATCCCCCAATGTGGACTCAATTGCTTGTGTCTTTTGGACCTCTACAACATGCACCGCTTTGCACTCCATCTTCATAACAAGTTCCTCATCTTCACGACTCTTCATAGCATTATAGATAGACAAAATGTGTCGTTTGTTGCCCATACGAAGAGTGAGCTCTCCCTTTGCTATATCTATCAATGCTTTTCCCGTTGCTAGGAATGGGCGCCCTAGGATAAGCGGCACATTCATGTCTTCCTCCATATCCAACACTACAAAATCGACGGGAAATATGAAGTCGTGTACCTTCACTAGAACATCCTCAACAATTCCTTTAGGATAGGTGACTGATCTATCTGCCATCTGCAGTGTGATTGTAGTCGGCTTGAGAGTGCCGATCTTCATCTTtctgaaaaatgataatggcATCAAATTTATGCTCGCCCCCAGATCACACAGTGCCTTTGTCTGTCTGTCATTTCCAATGACGCATGAGATATTGAAACTCCCAGGATCTTTAAGCTTGGCAGGTAGCTTCTTTTGAATTATCGCACTACAGTTTTCAGATATGTTCACCGTCTCATAATCAAtccacttcttcttcttggagaGCACATCTTTTAGGAACTTTGCATACGTAGGCATCTCTTGCAGAGCTTCCACCAATGGTATATTAATGTGCACCTTCCTAAAAATATCGAGAAATTTGGAGAATTGCTCAtccaacttcttcttcttcaccgcAAATGGGAAGGGCACTCTAACTGTCATAGGAATGGGGGGAGAGGGCAGCTTTTCTGGCATTGCGTCTTTCTTGGTCTGAATGTCCACCTTATTCTTTCCCTTGGAATTCTCTTCTGCTCTGACATCTTCCTCTGGAGTACTCTTCTTTTCCTCTATAGGCATGGAAGGTCCTTCATAGCTTTTACCACCTCTCAAGTGTATGGCCTTGCAGTCTTTGGGATTGTTTATGGTCTGTGCTGGAAATTGCCCTGGCTGATGTTGGACACCTACAGCTTGAGAAATTTGACTAATCTGAGTATCAATGCTCTTCATATGCACATTCAAGCTTTGCACGTCGTTTTCAACCTTCCCCAACCTTTGACTAGTGCTCTCCATGTACTTGTCAGTTTTCTCCATGTACTTGGTAGTCTGAATCATGAATGCTGCCAAGATATCTTCTGTAGTAGGCTTCTTCTGCTCATCGACCATTCCATTAGCTACTGTGAATCCCGGTGGTGGTTGCAGAGCATTGTTTGGATTCCCATAGGAGAGATTGGGATGCACCTTGTTACCATAGTGGTTATAGTTACCACCCCCTTGGTTGGGGCGATAGTTGTTGAAGTTCATGTTATTCCCTCCTTGGTGCACATAGTTGACACCTTCAACTCCTCCTTGGATCTCTGGCCCTGACTGTCTCATCTCCATAATTCCCAATTGTGTGGTCAAGAGATCAAGCTGCTTTGACATTctatctattctatcatcttcTGTAGCAGAGGACACCCTGTATGACTTGTTTCTTTCATTATTCCATCCTTCATCAGTGGAAGCTACTCTCTCAATCACTTGCATGGCATCATTCTCTCCTAATTGAAGTAATGCTCCTCCGGCGCTCCAATTCAGTTCACGCATTGCCTCTGGAGTACATCCCCTATAAAAAGTTATGACTTGGTGTCCCGGACTTAGACCATGTTTGGGGCATCTTTTCAGCAGTGTCTTGAATCTAGCCCATGCTTCTCGGATTGTCTCATGAGGCTTCATCTTAAACTGAATTATCTCTGCTTGCCTCCTTAGAACTTCACTGGGTGGGAAATACTTCTCCAAAAATAAGTCTACCATGGCATCCCACGTTTTAACAGATCCTGACCCCATGCTGTCGTACCAGTCTCTAGCATCATCTCTCaaggaaaatggaaatagcCTTAGTCTGATTTGTTCATCTCTCACCCCATTAAGCTTCACCGTGTTACTGATCTGAATAAACTTAGTAAGATGCTTGTTGGGATCTTCATTGGCCTTCCCCGCAAAAGCATTAGCCTCAGCCATATTTAGCAATCCTGGCTTGAGCTCAAAATGATTGGCATCGATCCCATCGTTGCCAATTGGTGGGTCCTCTACCCCTCTGTAAGCGTACATGTTTTGCACTGGCACCATGGCTTGTtgttcctctttttctttcagcTGTTTCACCACATCTGCAAGTTGTAATTGGAGTTGTTGGACTACCGGATCTGGATGTGGTACATTGTTCTCTTCGTTGTCCGCCATTGTTACTGCAACAGGAGCAGGCGGTTCTCCCTTAAGAGGCGAAAGTGATCGCCTTTGGTTGAGCCTTCTCTGAGCGTTTCTCCTTCGGTTGGATGCTTCGATCTCAGGATCGAATAACTCTAATGGTTGCCCCTTAGAGCGAGTGAGCATACAAcctgaaaagaaaaacacaaaagtgagaataactcaaaaagaaaagaaaaataaagcaagtaaaatctaaattagtaatcttaatttttatcacgATATTAGGCTATAGTAACACAAAAttgtccccggcaacggcgccaaaaacttgactcaacttatttttaacacaagtatacccgcaagtgtacggggctaatgtagcaaatagtaagcaaagagtatcgtatccacagagacaatgagtgtcaacctaattaccacgaaccaacctcaactactatctagatgaatcggaattttggtttttctaaatctatttaaaagcaaggtaaaaacaattaaaaacaactagagaactaaaagcaaataagaaaacgGATGTAGAT
It contains:
- the LOC125198871 gene encoding uncharacterized protein LOC125198871, whose translation is CMLTRSKGQPLELFDPEIEASNRRRNAQRRLNQRRSLSPLKGEPPAPVAVTMADNEENNVPHPDPVVQQLQLQLADVVKQLKEKEEQQAMVPVQNMYAYRGVEDPPIGNDGIDANHFELKPGLLNMAEANAFAGKANEDPNKHLTKFIQISNTVKLNGVRDEQIRLRLFPFSLRDDARDWYDSMGSGSVKTWDAMVDLFLEKYFPPSEVLRRQAEIIQFKMKPHETIREAWARFKTLLKRCPKHGLSPGHQVITFYRGCTPEAMRELNWSAGGALLQLGENDAMQVIERVASTDEGWNNERNKSYRVSSATEDDRIDRMSKQLDLLTTQLGIMEMRQSGPEIQGGVEGVNYVHQGGNNMNFNNYRPNQGGGNYNHYGNKVHPNLSYGNPNNALQPPPGFTVANGMVDEQKKPTTEDILAAFMIQTTKYMEKTDKYMESTSQRLGKVENDVQSLNVHMKSIDTQISQISQAVGVQHQPGQFPAQTINNPKDCKAIHLRGGKSYEGPSMPIEEKKSTPEEDVRAEENSKGKNKVDIQTKKDAMPEKLPSPPIPMTVRVPFPFAVKKKKLDEQFSKFLDIFRKVHINIPLVEALQEMPTYAKFLKDVLSKKKKWIDYETVNISENCSAIIQKKLPAKLKDPGSFNISCVIGNDRQTKALCDLGASINLMPLSFFRKMKIGTLKPTTITLQMADRSVTYPKGIVEDVLVKVHDFIFPVDFVVLDMEEDMNVPLILGRPFLATGKALIDIAKGELTLRMGNKRHILSIYNAMKSREDEELVMKMECKAVHVVEVQKTQAIESTLGDFSLPRWMFGSCGGSISKEETASNPKVKEKKTKAANSPKVETKICDGALKTTWWKKRLARSYASKIDRKSNTTIYGVT